The nucleotide sequence CAATATTTAGGGTTTAAGGTGCGCTATGTACGAAACATTACCGATGCCGGCCATTTAACCGATGACGGCGATGTGAACAACGACCGCTTTGTAAAACAATCACGTTTAGAGAAGCTGGAACCAATGGAAATTGTTCAAAAATATACGGTTGATTTTCATAACGTATTAAAGTTGTTCAACCTGCTTCCTCCTACTATTGAACCTACTGCAACCGGTCATATTATTGAACAATTGGAACTTACTCAAAAGCTAATCGATAAAGGTTTTGCTTACGAAAGTAACGGTTCGGTTTATTTTGATGTGTTGGAATACAATAAACGCGGTTTAAATTACGGCGAACTTTCGCGCAGAAACATCGAAGAATTGTTTGAAAATACTCGTGATTTGGACGGACAAAACGAAAAGAAAAATCCACAAGATTTTGCCCTTTGGAAAAAAGCTTCTCCACAACACATCATGCGTTGGTCGTCTCCGTGGGGCGATGGTTTTCCGGGTTGGCATTTGGAATGTACTGCAATGAGCACGAAGTATTTGGGCGATGAATTTGATATTCACGGCGGCGGAATGGATTTAAAATTCCCGCACCACGAATGTGAAATTGCACAAGGAAAAGCGTGCAACGGCAACTCGCCAGTTCGTTATTGGATGCACGCTAATATGCTGACTATGAACGGACAACGCATGAGTAAATCTACCGGAAACTACATTTTACCGATGCAGTTAATCTCTGGCGAAAACGATTTCTTTGAAAAACCTTTTACGCCGGCTGTATTGCGTTTCTGCTTTTTGCAGGCACATTACCGCAGTGTTTTAGACATTTCAAACGAAGCCATGTTTGCATCTGAAAAAGGTTTTGATCGATTAATGGACGCTATAAAATCACTTGCCGATTTAAAAACCTCAGCAGCATCTTCCTTTAATGTATCAGAATGGAAACAGAAATGTTTGGATGCATTATTAGATGATTTCAATAGCCCGGTTTTGATTGCAACCATTTTTGAAGCAGTGAAATTCATTAATTCGGTTAAAGAAAACAAAGCAACCATTTCGGCAGCCGATTTAGATCTTTTGAAAGAAACATTAAATGCATTGGTGTTTGATGTGTTGGGATTGTATCATGCAGAAACAGCAAACAACAACCAAAAATTAGAAGAAGTTGTAAACCTTTTAATCAACATGCGCAACTTGGCACGTGCCAACAAAGATTTTGCGCAGTCTGACTTAATTCGCGATCAATTGGCAGCAATCGGTATCGAGCTAAAAGACGGAAAAGAAGGCACAACTTTTACATTATAAATTTTACAAAAAAAAGAGGTACTTAAACGGTAGCTTTTTTTATCTTTGATATTTATGGAACAACTCAAAAAAATACTCATTTTTCCTTTTGTTGTGCTGATACGTTTTTACCAATTGGTGATTTCGCCCTTAACGCCGCCCTCGTGCAGGTTCACGCCTACATGTTCGCATTACACCTTAGAAGCATTAAGAAAACATGGCTTGTTCAAAGGGAGTTGGTTAGGTATCAAACGTATTGCAAAATGCCATCCTTGGGGAAAATCGGGCTACGACCCTGTTCCATAAAAACAATTAAAAAATAGTTATTATGATTTGGAATCCGTCTGAAGGAATTACCATTGCAGGTTTCACCCTGCGCTTTTATAGTTTAATGTTTGTAGTGGCTTTTGGTCTAGGCTATTACATTATGAGCAAAGTATATCACCGCGAAAACCGTTCACAAGACGAGTTAGACAAACTTTTTTTCTACACTTTTATTGCCACTTTATTAGGTGCGCGTTTGGGGCATGTATTCTTTTACGATTGGGATTATTACCAGCATCATTTATCAGAAATATTGTTGCCGTTTAGATTTGACCCATTTGAGTTTACTGGATTTGCAGGATTAGCGAGCCATGGAGCAGCAATTGGTATTATTTTGGCAATGTTTTTTTACAGCCGAATCATTAAAAAACCGTTGTTGTGGATTTTAGACCGCGTGGTTTTATCAATCACGATTGGTGGGGTTTTTGTTCGATTGGGAAACTTTTTCAACTCAGAAATTTATGGTCATATCACCGAAAAATCGTTTCCTTTTGGAATAAAATTTATTCGTGAAGAAGAGTTTTGGCGAGCAAACAATTTAATGGGAATTACGCAGGCTGCCAATAAAAACGAAGCTTATAAACTAATAGAAACCGATCCAAGATTTTCAACCATTTTAGAAGCGATTCCGTTTCGTCATCCCACTCAATTATACGAAGCGTTTGGATATGTGATTTTGTTTATCGTTTTAATGTTTATGTATTGGAAAACCGATGCACGCAACTATTTAGGAAAAATCTTCGGAGTGTTTTTAGTATTCTTATGGTTGATTCGATTTGTGGTGGAATACGTGAAGGAAAGCCAAGGCGGATTTGAATCTTCGTTAGGATTATTATCAACCGGTCAGTGGTTAAGTATTCCTTTCATCATTGCCGGAATTTACATTTGGGCAACTGCCAAAAACCGACCTGTTAAAATTTAAATTTTTCAGATACAAAAAGTCAAGCTTTAAGCTTGACTTTTTTTAATATGCTACATTTGCTTTTATAGTTAATATATGCGGGGTCTTTATTGAAGGACAACAATGACCGTCTGTTTCTGCATATTCCAACTTTACAACATGTATTTTACCGTCGCGAATTGTATCAAATGCAAATAAATAATCAGGTTCATAACCAGCGATAATTTTCAAATTTTCCCCTGTATTTTGGTACAAACTTAAGCCTTGACTAATAATGGCATTACCACCATCTTTAGGAACTAGGTTAAAATATATAGCAACATCCTCTACTCCATCTCCAGTAAAATCTCCAACATTCGGAATCTGTAAATCTATTCCCGTATCAGGATTCTCAGACAATATAGTCGGCAAATAAGCATCAAACTTTTTCATTGCCAACTGCACAGCTTCTTCGGCAGAAATAATCTTTTGTACAGAATCTGTATCTTTCCTTAAACTATTTGCAGTTTCCTTTTTAGCTGATTTACCCATGCAACCACACAGCAACAAACAATAACTAATAGTAAGTATCTTTTTCATAACCACTTTTATTTAAAGATACAACGATAGAATAAAAATTCAGAGATATTTAACATTTCTTCCCTAAAAAATTTCGACATTCGTTGCATGAAAATAAAACGAAAAAAATTAATGACTACTACCCTTCTTGTTATCGGAATTTTAATTGCCGCAACACTTATTTTTCTGCAACATCCGCTTTTTGGAAAAGAGCCATCGGGCGAGCGCTTGAAACGCATCCAACAATCAAAAAATTATACAAACGGTCAGTTTCAAAACCTATCCAACACCCCCGCATTATCAGAAGATGCTACTTATTTTGGTATGATAAAAGAATTACTTTTTTCAAAAATTGAACACACCAAACCCACAGACAGTATTCCTTGTGTACATACCAATTTATTAGAAAACACAATAAATGATGATTTTATGGTTTGGTTTGGGCATTCATCTTACTACATGAAAATTGATGGGCAATCGCTTTTGATTGATCCGGTTTTAAGCAAAAACGCATCGCCTTTATATGGAACAAATACTGCTTTTGCAGGTGCCGACTTGTTTACTTGCGAATCTTTGCCTAAAATTGATGTTTTGATTTTAACGCATGATCATTACGACCACTTAGATTATTCATCGTTTAAAAATATTAAAGACAAAGTAAGCAAAATTATTTGTCCGTTGGGTGTGGGTGCACATTTAGAATATTGGGGATTTCCAAAAGAAAACATCACCGAATTAGATTGGTATGAAGATGCCTCTGTAACCGATGCTATTAAAATCACAGCTACTCCAGCACGTCATTTTTCGGGCAGAAGTTTTAAACGAAACACCACTTTATGGGCTTCGTATGTGCTGCAAACAAAAAATTTAAACATCTATTTAGGTGGTGATAGCGGATATGATACGCACTTTAAAGAAATTGGTACAAAATACGGTCCGTTTGACTTAGCCATTTTAGAGAACGGACAGTACGACAGAAAATGGAAATATATCCACATGATGCCTGAAGAAGTGGTGCAAGCAAGCAATGATTTACAGGCAAAAAGATTTTTCCCAGTGCATAGCTCTAAATTCAAATTGGCAAATCATCCGTGGAAAGAACCTTTGGAACGCGTAAGTATTGCAAGTGCAAAACAAAACACATCAAAATTAATAACGCCCAAAATTGGCGAAGTAATCTATTTAAATAACCCCGATCAAGTTTTTGAAAAATGGTGGGAACAGATTAATTAATATAACCCATAGTGCATTATAGAATTCGCACACATACACAGATTTTTATATCACTTTAAGCAAATCATAAAAATGATTCCTCTTTATTGAACGTATTGCATCCAAGATCTGTAAAAATTAATACATAGTATCATTAATTTGTAAAATTACATCTGTGCATCTGTAAAAAAAACATTTTTTTGAATACCAGTGTATTATATTTTAATTTGATAATATATTACGGATTAATATAGTAAAAAAGTCGCTTCAAAAAAGCGACTTTAATTATTCATACTGCTGCACCAATTCCATTATTTTCTTTTCTTTTTCTAATAAAATCAAGCGCGTTCCTTCTAGTTTGTAATGGGTGACTTTTTCTAAAGCATCGGTAAAAACTTTTTCGTTTACACCTTCGCAAAACATTCTGGTTGAAGTAATATGGTTAAATTTCATAGTGTTTTGATACATTAACAACTGTCCATTGATTGCATTGCAAGCTGTATTTCCAGAAAAAACTGGCT is from Paenimyroides aestuarii and encodes:
- the cysS gene encoding cysteine--tRNA ligase — its product is MKENLKIYNSITGEKELFKPLHEDKVGMYVCGPTVYSNVHLGNVRTFLSFDFIFRSLQYLGFKVRYVRNITDAGHLTDDGDVNNDRFVKQSRLEKLEPMEIVQKYTVDFHNVLKLFNLLPPTIEPTATGHIIEQLELTQKLIDKGFAYESNGSVYFDVLEYNKRGLNYGELSRRNIEELFENTRDLDGQNEKKNPQDFALWKKASPQHIMRWSSPWGDGFPGWHLECTAMSTKYLGDEFDIHGGGMDLKFPHHECEIAQGKACNGNSPVRYWMHANMLTMNGQRMSKSTGNYILPMQLISGENDFFEKPFTPAVLRFCFLQAHYRSVLDISNEAMFASEKGFDRLMDAIKSLADLKTSAASSFNVSEWKQKCLDALLDDFNSPVLIATIFEAVKFINSVKENKATISAADLDLLKETLNALVFDVLGLYHAETANNNQKLEEVVNLLINMRNLARANKDFAQSDLIRDQLAAIGIELKDGKEGTTFTL
- the yidD gene encoding membrane protein insertion efficiency factor YidD, producing the protein MEQLKKILIFPFVVLIRFYQLVISPLTPPSCRFTPTCSHYTLEALRKHGLFKGSWLGIKRIAKCHPWGKSGYDPVP
- the lgt gene encoding prolipoprotein diacylglyceryl transferase — encoded protein: MIWNPSEGITIAGFTLRFYSLMFVVAFGLGYYIMSKVYHRENRSQDELDKLFFYTFIATLLGARLGHVFFYDWDYYQHHLSEILLPFRFDPFEFTGFAGLASHGAAIGIILAMFFYSRIIKKPLLWILDRVVLSITIGGVFVRLGNFFNSEIYGHITEKSFPFGIKFIREEEFWRANNLMGITQAANKNEAYKLIETDPRFSTILEAIPFRHPTQLYEAFGYVILFIVLMFMYWKTDARNYLGKIFGVFLVFLWLIRFVVEYVKESQGGFESSLGLLSTGQWLSIPFIIAGIYIWATAKNRPVKI
- a CDS encoding MBL fold metallo-hydrolase; translated protein: MTTTLLVIGILIAATLIFLQHPLFGKEPSGERLKRIQQSKNYTNGQFQNLSNTPALSEDATYFGMIKELLFSKIEHTKPTDSIPCVHTNLLENTINDDFMVWFGHSSYYMKIDGQSLLIDPVLSKNASPLYGTNTAFAGADLFTCESLPKIDVLILTHDHYDHLDYSSFKNIKDKVSKIICPLGVGAHLEYWGFPKENITELDWYEDASVTDAIKITATPARHFSGRSFKRNTTLWASYVLQTKNLNIYLGGDSGYDTHFKEIGTKYGPFDLAILENGQYDRKWKYIHMMPEEVVQASNDLQAKRFFPVHSSKFKLANHPWKEPLERVSIASAKQNTSKLITPKIGEVIYLNNPDQVFEKWWEQIN